In a single window of the Thermus amyloliquefaciens genome:
- the rsmG gene encoding 16S rRNA (guanine(527)-N(7))-methyltransferase RsmG — protein sequence MGLSPKGVQLLLEGAKALGLDLEAHLPAFSRLHDLLVEANRRTNLTALRTEEEVVVKHFLDSLTLLALPLWEGPLRVLDLGTGAGFPGLPLKIVRPELEVTLLDATKKKVAFVAQAVEALGLKGAHPLWGRAEELAHLPQHREAYGRVVARAVAPLCVLAELGLPFVALGGYMVAQKGPRVVEELEPLPRALALLGGGSVTVHTLVLPVAQEERNLVVMAKEAPTPSRYPRRPGVPGKNPLC from the coding sequence ATGGGCTTGAGCCCTAAGGGCGTCCAGCTCCTTCTGGAAGGGGCTAAGGCCTTGGGGTTGGACCTCGAGGCCCACCTTCCCGCCTTTTCCCGCCTCCACGACCTCCTGGTGGAGGCCAACCGGCGCACCAACCTCACCGCCTTGCGCACCGAGGAGGAGGTGGTGGTCAAGCACTTCCTGGACTCCTTAACCCTCTTGGCCCTGCCCCTGTGGGAGGGTCCCTTGCGGGTCCTGGACCTGGGCACGGGGGCGGGGTTTCCCGGCCTTCCCCTGAAGATCGTGCGCCCGGAGCTGGAGGTCACCCTCCTGGACGCCACCAAAAAGAAGGTGGCCTTTGTGGCCCAGGCGGTGGAGGCCCTGGGGTTGAAGGGGGCCCACCCCCTTTGGGGCCGGGCGGAGGAGTTGGCCCACCTGCCCCAGCACCGCGAGGCCTACGGACGGGTGGTGGCCCGGGCGGTGGCCCCCCTTTGCGTCTTGGCGGAACTGGGCCTTCCCTTCGTGGCCCTGGGGGGGTACATGGTGGCCCAGAAGGGGCCGAGGGTGGTGGAGGAGTTGGAGCCTTTGCCCAGGGCCCTGGCCCTCCTTGGAGGAGGCTCGGTCACCGTCCACACCTTGGTGCTTCCCGTGGCCCAGGAGGAGCGGAACCTGGTGGTGATGGCCAAGGAGGCTCCCACCCCAAGCCGGTATCCCCGGCGCCCAGGGGTGCCCGGGAAAAATCCTTTATGCTAG
- the mnmG gene encoding tRNA uridine-5-carboxymethylaminomethyl(34) synthesis enzyme MnmG, with protein MGKVEGGMRYDVVVVGGGHAGLEAAWAAAALGVRVALVTINPERMGMMPCNPAVGGPGKSQLVAELTALGGLMGRAADATAIHTRVLNRSKGPAVQSLRVQVDRDLYALKAQEILAERPIQVIRGEVAGLWVEGGRLLGVRTVDGRGIAAKAVVVAGGTFLGGVVWYGRRSRPAGRQGEPPARFLSQSLRAVGHTLRRFKTGTPPRIRADSVEFAELEVVPPEVPPGSFTGNPGPHAARLPTWQTRTTPSTHRLILENLHLSPLYAGDIVGVGPRYCPSIEDKVVRFADKESHLLFVEPDGLATSEVYLQGFSSSLPPELQEAMVRSLPGFGRAVIQRYAYAVEYDSLDPTELTRGLQSRFLPGLFAAGQVNGTSGYEEAAAQGLLAGLNAARFALGLPEVHLPRESGYVGVMVDDLVGRGTDEPYRMMTSRVELRLICRADNADERLVPLAVEWGLRPREDLRRVEEKYRRVAEELRRLEALRLDGVSGLVWLRRPENSYCALAERFPPPVPLSPEEAYQVEVRAKYAGYIERQERLREKLRDLEAFRIPEGLEFPRVPGLSREAVEKLSRVRPRTVAEAARVPGIRDSDLTALLVHLKVLAH; from the coding sequence TTGGGTAAAGTGGAGGGTGGGATGCGCTACGACGTGGTGGTGGTGGGAGGGGGACATGCGGGGCTGGAGGCGGCCTGGGCGGCCGCGGCCCTGGGGGTGCGGGTGGCCCTGGTCACCATTAACCCCGAGCGCATGGGCATGATGCCCTGTAACCCGGCGGTGGGCGGACCGGGAAAGAGCCAGCTGGTGGCGGAGCTCACCGCCCTGGGGGGGCTTATGGGCCGGGCGGCGGACGCCACCGCCATCCACACCCGGGTGCTGAACCGGTCCAAGGGGCCGGCGGTCCAAAGCTTGAGGGTCCAGGTGGACCGGGACCTCTACGCCCTTAAGGCCCAGGAAATCCTGGCGGAGAGGCCCATCCAGGTGATCCGGGGGGAGGTGGCGGGCCTCTGGGTGGAGGGGGGAAGGCTTCTTGGGGTGCGCACCGTGGATGGCCGGGGGATTGCCGCCAAGGCGGTGGTGGTGGCGGGGGGCACCTTTTTGGGCGGGGTGGTTTGGTACGGGAGGCGGTCCCGGCCGGCGGGGCGGCAAGGGGAGCCTCCCGCACGCTTCCTCTCCCAGAGCCTGAGGGCGGTGGGCCACACCCTGCGGCGCTTTAAGACCGGCACCCCGCCCAGGATCCGGGCGGATTCCGTGGAGTTTGCCGAGTTGGAGGTGGTGCCTCCGGAGGTCCCCCCGGGAAGCTTCACCGGAAACCCCGGTCCCCATGCCGCCAGGCTCCCCACCTGGCAGACCCGGACCACCCCCAGCACCCACCGCCTGATCCTGGAAAACCTGCACCTCTCCCCTCTTTATGCGGGGGATATCGTGGGCGTTGGCCCGCGCTACTGCCCCTCCATAGAGGACAAGGTGGTGCGTTTCGCCGATAAGGAGAGCCACCTCCTCTTCGTGGAGCCCGACGGCCTCGCCACCAGCGAGGTGTACCTCCAGGGGTTTTCCTCCAGCCTGCCGCCCGAGCTCCAGGAGGCCATGGTGAGGAGCCTACCGGGGTTTGGGCGGGCGGTGATCCAGCGCTATGCCTATGCGGTGGAGTACGACAGCCTGGACCCCACGGAGCTCACCCGGGGGCTCCAGTCCCGTTTCCTGCCGGGGTTGTTCGCTGCCGGGCAGGTGAACGGAACCTCGGGGTACGAGGAGGCGGCGGCCCAAGGCCTTCTGGCCGGCCTGAACGCCGCCCGCTTCGCCTTGGGTCTTCCTGAGGTTCACCTGCCGCGGGAGAGCGGCTACGTGGGGGTGATGGTGGACGACCTGGTGGGCCGGGGTACGGATGAGCCCTACCGCATGATGACCTCGCGGGTGGAGCTCCGCCTCATCTGCCGGGCGGATAATGCGGACGAGCGCCTGGTGCCCCTGGCGGTGGAGTGGGGCCTGAGGCCCAGGGAGGATCTAAGGCGGGTGGAGGAGAAGTACCGCCGGGTGGCCGAGGAGCTCCGGCGCCTCGAGGCCTTGCGCCTGGATGGGGTGAGCGGCCTGGTGTGGCTGAGGCGCCCGGAAAACAGCTACTGCGCCTTGGCGGAGCGCTTCCCCCCGCCGGTTCCCTTGAGCCCTGAGGAGGCCTACCAGGTGGAGGTGAGGGCCAAGTATGCGGGGTACATTGAGCGGCAGGAGCGGCTACGGGAGAAGCTGAGGGACCTGGAGGCCTTCCGCATACCCGAGGGCCTGGAGTTTCCCCGGGTTCCCGGCCTTTCCCGGGAGGCGGTGGAGAAGCTTTCCCGGGTGAGGCCCCGCACGGTGGCGGAGGCGGCCCGGGTTCCCGGGATCCGGGATTCGGACCTCACGGCCCTATTGGTGCACCTGAAGGTGCTTGCCCACTAG
- the dnaA gene encoding chromosomal replication initiator protein DnaA: MTHEAIWQHILEHIRRNITEVEFHTWFERIRPLGIQDGVLQLAVPTSFALDWIKRHYAELIQEALGLLGAQPPRFELKVVPSVAVQEDIFQTAPTPETPKPNLNPKYTFENFVVGPNNSMAHAAAVAVAESPGRAYNPLFIYGGVGLGKTHLMHAVGHSVAKRFPHLKIEYVSTETFTNELINAIREDRMTEFRERYRSVDLLLVDDIQFIAGKERTQEEFFHTFNALYEAHKQIILSSDRPPKDILTLEARLRSRFEWGLITDIQPPDLETRIAILKMNAEQRGLRISEEVLEYIARQVTSNIRELEGALMRAIAYASLNGVELTRAVATKALSDIFASREAEVDPQEIVRKVAEYFSLRPEELLGGGRRKEVVLPRQIAMFLVRELTRSSLPEIGQLFGGRDHTTVLYAIQKVQELSESDREVQRLLRSLKEALS; encoded by the coding sequence TTGACCCACGAGGCCATCTGGCAACACATCCTGGAGCACATCCGCCGCAACATCACCGAGGTGGAGTTCCACACGTGGTTTGAGCGCATCCGCCCCCTAGGGATCCAGGATGGGGTGCTCCAGCTGGCGGTGCCCACCTCCTTCGCCCTGGATTGGATCAAGCGGCATTACGCGGAGCTAATCCAGGAAGCCCTGGGCCTCCTGGGAGCCCAGCCTCCCCGGTTTGAGCTCAAGGTGGTCCCCAGCGTGGCGGTCCAGGAGGACATCTTCCAAACCGCCCCTACCCCTGAAACCCCCAAACCCAACCTCAACCCCAAGTACACCTTTGAGAACTTTGTGGTGGGTCCCAACAACTCCATGGCCCACGCGGCGGCGGTGGCGGTGGCCGAATCCCCGGGAAGGGCCTATAACCCCCTTTTTATCTACGGGGGCGTGGGGCTGGGTAAGACCCACCTCATGCATGCCGTGGGCCACTCCGTGGCCAAAAGGTTCCCCCACCTGAAGATTGAGTACGTGTCCACGGAAACCTTCACCAACGAGCTCATCAACGCCATCCGTGAGGACCGCATGACGGAGTTTCGCGAGCGCTACCGCTCCGTGGACCTCCTCCTGGTGGACGACATCCAGTTCATCGCCGGTAAGGAGCGCACCCAGGAGGAGTTCTTCCACACCTTCAACGCCTTGTATGAGGCCCACAAGCAGATCATCCTCTCCTCCGACCGGCCGCCCAAGGACATCCTGACCCTCGAGGCCCGCTTGCGAAGCCGGTTCGAATGGGGCCTCATCACCGACATCCAGCCCCCCGACCTGGAAACCCGCATCGCCATCCTGAAGATGAACGCCGAACAACGGGGTTTGCGGATCAGCGAGGAGGTGCTGGAGTACATCGCCCGCCAAGTCACCTCCAACATCCGCGAGCTGGAGGGGGCCCTGATGCGCGCCATCGCCTACGCTTCCCTAAACGGGGTGGAGCTCACCCGGGCTGTGGCCACCAAGGCCCTTTCCGATATCTTCGCCTCCAGGGAGGCGGAGGTGGACCCGCAGGAGATCGTGCGCAAGGTGGCCGAATACTTCTCCCTCCGGCCTGAGGAGCTGCTGGGCGGGGGAAGGCGCAAGGAGGTGGTCCTACCCCGCCAGATCGCCATGTTCTTGGTCCGGGAACTTACCCGCTCCTCCCTACCGGAGATCGGCCAGCTTTTCGGGGGGCGGGACCACACCACGGTTCTTTATGCCATCCAAAAGGTCCAGGAACTTTCGGAAAGCGACCGGGAGGTGCAGAGGCTCCTTCGCAGCCTGAAAGAGGCCCTGTCATGA